Proteins found in one Promicromonospora sukumoe genomic segment:
- a CDS encoding aldo/keto reductase, giving the protein MHTRTLGQGLEVSAVGLGAMGMSQGYGPNPGTREEMIGVLRGAVDRGVTLIDTAEVYGPYVNEELVGEALEPVRDQVVIATKFGWRLEDGVNVGLDSRPEHIRAVADASLRRLRTDVIDLFYQHRVDPDVPIEDVAGAVKELVDAGKVRHFGLSEASPATIRRAHAVHPVTAVQSEYSLWTRDPEPEVLPTLAELGIGFVPFSPLGRGFLTGAVDASTSFTADDMRASIPRFTAANRDANQVLVDQVRGLAGAKGATPGQVALAWLLAQQPWIVPIPGTRRIERVAENIGAASVALSADEVADLNSLAGRVGVQGDRYNEAGMGMVGR; this is encoded by the coding sequence ATGCACACCCGAACGCTCGGCCAGGGTCTGGAAGTCTCGGCGGTCGGCCTCGGCGCCATGGGGATGTCCCAGGGCTACGGCCCCAACCCGGGCACGCGCGAGGAGATGATCGGCGTGCTGCGGGGCGCCGTGGACCGCGGCGTCACGCTGATCGACACGGCCGAGGTCTACGGGCCGTACGTCAACGAGGAGCTGGTCGGCGAGGCGCTGGAGCCGGTGCGCGACCAGGTGGTGATCGCCACCAAGTTCGGCTGGCGGCTGGAGGACGGCGTGAACGTGGGCCTGGACAGCCGGCCCGAGCACATCCGCGCCGTGGCCGACGCGTCGCTGCGGCGGCTGCGGACCGACGTGATCGACCTGTTCTACCAGCACCGTGTGGACCCCGACGTGCCGATCGAGGACGTGGCCGGCGCCGTCAAGGAGCTGGTGGACGCCGGGAAGGTGCGCCACTTCGGCCTGTCGGAGGCGAGCCCGGCCACGATCCGGCGGGCGCACGCGGTGCACCCGGTCACCGCGGTGCAGAGCGAGTACTCGCTGTGGACCCGCGACCCCGAGCCGGAGGTGCTGCCCACGCTCGCGGAGCTCGGCATCGGGTTCGTGCCGTTCAGCCCGCTCGGGCGCGGGTTCCTGACGGGGGCGGTCGACGCGTCGACGTCGTTCACCGCCGACGACATGCGGGCCTCGATCCCACGGTTCACTGCCGCCAACCGCGACGCGAATCAGGTGCTCGTGGACCAGGTGCGGGGTTTGGCCGGCGCGAAGGGCGCGACGCCGGGGCAGGTGGCGCTCGCGTGGCTGCTGGCGCAGCAGCCGTGGATCGTGCCGATCCCGGGCACGCGGCGCATCGAGCGGGTCGCGGAGAACATCGGAGCTGCTTCGGTGGCGCTGTCGGCTGATGAGGTTGCCGACCTGAACTCGCTCGCTGGCCGGGTCGGGGTGCAGGGGGACCGGTACAACGAGGCGGGGATGGGGATGGTGGGACGGTGA
- a CDS encoding ABC transporter ATP-binding protein, giving the protein MDTTARLRADGVTLAYDGRVVSQGLDLAVPDGSFTVIVGPNACGKSTLLRGLARLLRPTAGQVVLDGRSVATLRTKEVARQVGLLPQTAVAPDGITVADLVARGRYPHQDLFRRDTAADRAAVTAALAATGTEELALRPVDELSGGQRQRVWVAMALAQQTPLLLLDEPTTYLDIAHQIELLDLFARLNAEGATLVAVLHDLNHAARYATHLVVMKDGEIVATGAPERIVTAELIEEVFGLPSVVIDDPLTGRPLVVPHSASTR; this is encoded by the coding sequence ATGGACACGACCGCCCGCCTGCGCGCCGATGGCGTGACCCTCGCCTACGACGGCCGCGTCGTCTCCCAGGGCCTCGACCTCGCCGTACCCGACGGGTCGTTCACCGTCATCGTCGGCCCCAACGCCTGCGGCAAGTCCACCCTGCTGCGCGGCCTCGCCCGCCTCCTGCGCCCCACCGCCGGCCAGGTCGTCCTCGACGGACGCTCCGTCGCCACCCTGCGCACCAAGGAGGTCGCCCGCCAGGTCGGCCTGCTGCCCCAGACCGCCGTCGCACCCGACGGCATCACCGTCGCCGACCTCGTCGCCCGCGGCCGCTACCCCCACCAGGACCTCTTCCGCCGCGACACCGCCGCCGACCGCGCCGCCGTCACCGCGGCCCTCGCGGCCACCGGCACCGAGGAACTGGCCCTGCGGCCCGTCGACGAGCTCTCCGGCGGGCAGCGCCAGCGCGTCTGGGTGGCCATGGCGCTCGCCCAGCAGACGCCCCTGCTGCTGCTCGACGAGCCGACCACCTACCTCGACATCGCGCACCAGATCGAGCTGCTCGACCTGTTCGCGCGGCTCAACGCCGAGGGCGCCACGCTCGTCGCCGTGCTGCACGACCTCAACCACGCCGCGCGCTACGCGACCCACCTGGTGGTCATGAAGGACGGCGAGATCGTCGCCACGGGAGCCCCCGAGCGGATCGTCACGGCCGAGCTGATCGAGGAGGTGTTCGGCCTGCCCAGCGTCGTCATCGACGACCCCCTCACCGGGCGGCCGCTCGTGGTGCCGCACAGCGCGTCGACACGCTGA
- a CDS encoding M15 family metallopeptidase: protein MTLTNAAPPAEPTDAKGDGSARERREAKARRRRALRITIAAVVVFFSLVILGGLGWYLVSDVQDLGSETVAARDLLASSEARVADPATREALSAQIAETETLLAEPFLTRLTLGTTDAGEALTAATDAVRASMVDLARHEVTSARKSLKAATNRGEEIYAATKGKGADESVRSSLRAALDVGGAADASASVTFTGTDLAKLGQAEYDLSTNRSVVTAATEAMASAQDAVTCPAPDQVWDPDSGMLEDSELAKIPWAPDFVVRADVLDGLIALDEAYMAEFGQHLTINSAYRSYASQEELYDPSSPIAAPPGCSNHGLGLAVDIGGGVETFDTPQYDWLKANAEAHGWLHPAFAEPNGRVPEPWHWQSVLAREGS from the coding sequence GTGACCTTGACGAACGCCGCGCCGCCCGCCGAACCGACGGACGCCAAGGGCGACGGGTCAGCAAGAGAGCGCCGGGAGGCCAAGGCCCGACGGCGGCGCGCGCTCCGGATCACGATCGCCGCGGTGGTCGTCTTCTTCTCCCTGGTCATCCTGGGCGGGCTCGGCTGGTATCTCGTCTCCGACGTCCAGGACCTCGGCTCGGAGACCGTCGCGGCCCGTGACCTGCTGGCCTCGTCCGAGGCGCGGGTGGCCGACCCCGCGACCCGCGAGGCCCTCTCGGCGCAGATCGCGGAGACCGAGACCCTGCTCGCCGAGCCGTTCCTCACCCGGCTCACCCTCGGGACCACGGACGCCGGGGAGGCACTCACCGCGGCGACGGACGCGGTACGGGCCTCGATGGTGGACCTGGCCCGCCACGAGGTCACCTCCGCGCGCAAGAGTCTCAAGGCCGCGACGAACCGCGGCGAGGAGATCTACGCCGCGACCAAGGGCAAGGGCGCCGACGAGTCCGTCCGGTCCAGCCTGCGCGCCGCCCTCGACGTCGGCGGCGCCGCCGACGCCTCCGCGAGCGTCACCTTCACCGGTACTGACCTCGCGAAGCTGGGCCAGGCCGAGTACGACCTGAGCACCAACCGCTCCGTCGTCACGGCGGCCACGGAGGCGATGGCCTCCGCGCAGGACGCCGTCACCTGCCCCGCCCCGGACCAGGTGTGGGACCCGGACAGCGGCATGCTCGAGGACTCCGAGCTGGCGAAGATCCCGTGGGCGCCCGACTTCGTCGTGCGGGCCGACGTGCTGGACGGGCTGATCGCGCTCGACGAGGCGTACATGGCGGAGTTCGGCCAGCACCTGACGATCAACTCGGCCTACCGGTCGTACGCGTCGCAGGAGGAGCTGTACGACCCGTCGTCGCCCATCGCGGCGCCGCCCGGCTGCTCCAACCACGGCCTGGGGCTCGCGGTCGACATCGGCGGCGGCGTCGAGACGTTCGACACCCCGCAGTACGACTGGCTCAAGGCCAACGCCGAGGCCCACGGCTGGCTCCACCCGGCGTTCGCGGAGCCGAACGGCCGCGTGCCCGAGCCGTGGCACTGGCAGTCGGTGCTGGCGCGCGAGGGTTCCTGA
- a CDS encoding DUF2255 family protein, which produces MSWTEQELKQVDGTDELHVSSYRPDGTLRPFVTIWTARLGDDVYVRSAYGPDNGWFRRAKESGTGRVRVGGVERDVRFEVPDDVVHAPLDDAYRAKYGRYDKQIVATVVGPALVGATLRAVPQD; this is translated from the coding sequence ATGAGCTGGACCGAGCAGGAGCTGAAGCAGGTCGACGGCACCGACGAGCTGCACGTCTCGTCCTACCGCCCGGACGGCACGCTGCGCCCGTTCGTGACGATCTGGACGGCCCGCCTGGGCGACGACGTCTACGTCCGCTCGGCGTACGGCCCCGACAACGGCTGGTTCCGTCGCGCCAAGGAGTCGGGCACGGGCCGGGTCCGGGTGGGCGGCGTCGAGCGCGACGTCCGCTTCGAGGTCCCCGACGACGTCGTCCACGCGCCCCTGGACGACGCCTATCGCGCCAAGTACGGCAGGTACGACAAGCAGATCGTCGCCACCGTCGTGGGCCCGGCGCTCGTGGGCGCCACCCTGCGCGCCGTCCCCCAGGACTGA
- a CDS encoding siderophore-interacting protein produces MTTLTSTRPLKPAAASVRTFEVVGSHAVSPGFRRVTLQSTGDGFEDEFEPFGHDHWFRLFFADVGQPLHLPFGAADGWYARLLAMPDAIRPAVRNYTVREARRAGDRWQLDVDFVVHRDAAGQVDGAGARWAQRCRTGELVGLLDQGRIFNADEHDGPVLVIADESGLPGVEGIAHALGDREVTYLLEVPHAADRRALPAADVRWVVRDGGRPAGASALDALRATRVDPGAYVYVVGEASFTLAARAHCLEAGVPKSRVDFCAYWRTDRVRSA; encoded by the coding sequence ATGACGACGCTCACCTCGACCCGGCCGCTGAAGCCAGCCGCCGCGTCCGTGCGCACCTTCGAGGTCGTCGGCAGCCACGCCGTCTCGCCCGGGTTCCGGCGGGTCACGCTGCAGAGCACCGGGGACGGCTTCGAGGACGAGTTCGAGCCTTTCGGCCACGACCACTGGTTCCGGCTCTTCTTCGCCGACGTCGGACAGCCGCTGCACCTGCCGTTCGGCGCGGCCGACGGCTGGTACGCGCGCCTGCTCGCGATGCCGGACGCGATCCGCCCCGCCGTGCGCAACTACACGGTGCGCGAGGCGCGGCGGGCGGGCGACCGCTGGCAGCTCGACGTCGACTTCGTCGTACACCGGGACGCGGCCGGCCAGGTGGACGGCGCCGGGGCGAGGTGGGCGCAGCGGTGTCGCACCGGCGAGCTCGTCGGGCTGCTCGACCAGGGCCGCATCTTCAACGCCGACGAGCACGACGGGCCCGTCCTGGTGATCGCCGACGAGTCCGGCCTGCCCGGCGTCGAGGGCATCGCGCACGCGCTCGGCGACCGCGAGGTGACGTACCTGCTGGAGGTGCCGCACGCGGCGGACCGGCGCGCGCTGCCCGCCGCCGACGTCCGCTGGGTGGTGCGCGACGGCGGCCGGCCCGCCGGGGCGAGCGCCCTCGACGCGCTGCGGGCGACCCGGGTCGACCCTGGGGCCTACGTGTACGTGGTGGGCGAGGCGTCGTTCACGCTGGCGGCGCGGGCGCACTGCCTGGAGGCCGGGGTGCCGAAGTCGCGCGTCGACTTCTGCGCGTACTGGCGGACAGACCGGGTGCGGTCGGCCTGA
- a CDS encoding FecCD family ABC transporter permease: MPNSSVQHPVATRYLALGAGTVALLVVIVASLAIGSRPVAPDVVVAALLGQDVPAGDRHAVVELRVPRTVIGCAVGIALGVAGALIQAVTRNPLADPGILGVTAGSSFFVALGIVFLGFSSPEQYVWLALAGALVATVAVALVGGSGTARVDPVRLTLAGVALTAVLAGIVSGLRIAEPRTFNALLTWETGSLVDRGWQVATPVLPFLAIGLVTALLLGGSLNALALGDDVATALGSTVWVTRVAAVLAVTLLAGGATAIVGPISFIGLMVPHVARWVAGPDQRWIIALTLLFAPVLLLTADVLARVVLWPGEMPVGIVTAFVGAPVLIALVRRRKAFAL, from the coding sequence ATGCCCAACTCATCGGTCCAGCACCCCGTCGCGACCCGCTACCTCGCCCTCGGTGCCGGCACCGTGGCGCTGCTCGTCGTGATCGTCGCCAGCCTCGCGATCGGCAGCAGACCCGTCGCACCCGACGTCGTCGTCGCGGCCCTGCTCGGCCAGGACGTCCCCGCCGGGGACCGGCACGCGGTCGTCGAGCTGCGCGTCCCGCGCACCGTGATCGGCTGCGCGGTCGGCATCGCCCTCGGCGTCGCCGGCGCGCTCATCCAGGCCGTCACCCGCAACCCGCTCGCCGACCCCGGCATCCTCGGCGTCACGGCCGGCTCGTCGTTCTTCGTCGCGCTCGGCATCGTGTTCCTCGGGTTCAGCAGCCCCGAGCAGTACGTGTGGCTGGCCCTGGCCGGGGCGCTCGTCGCGACGGTCGCGGTCGCGCTGGTCGGCGGCTCCGGCACCGCGCGCGTCGACCCCGTCCGGCTCACCCTGGCCGGCGTCGCGCTCACCGCCGTGCTCGCCGGCATCGTCTCCGGCCTGCGCATCGCGGAGCCGCGCACGTTCAACGCCCTGCTGACCTGGGAGACCGGCTCGCTCGTGGACCGCGGCTGGCAGGTCGCCACCCCGGTGCTGCCCTTCCTCGCGATCGGGCTCGTCACGGCGCTGCTGCTCGGCGGCTCCCTGAACGCCCTCGCCCTGGGCGACGACGTCGCCACCGCGCTCGGCTCCACCGTCTGGGTCACGCGGGTCGCCGCCGTCCTCGCGGTGACGCTGCTGGCCGGGGGAGCGACGGCGATCGTCGGGCCCATCTCGTTCATCGGCCTGATGGTGCCGCACGTCGCCCGCTGGGTCGCCGGACCCGACCAGCGCTGGATCATCGCGCTGACCCTGCTCTTCGCCCCCGTGCTGCTGCTCACCGCCGACGTCCTCGCGCGCGTCGTGCTCTGGCCCGGCGAGATGCCGGTCGGCATCGTCACCGCGTTCGTCGGCGCCCCGGTGCTCATCGCGCTGGTCCGCCGACGGAAGGCGTTCGCGCTGTGA
- a CDS encoding FecCD family ABC transporter permease yields MSAVRPRPRVPAPAGAARLSPRAPSRPTTVALLLASATAVLAVVALMLGDYPLTVPQVLTALTGTGGFESTIVLEWRLPRVTAAILFGAALAISGALFQTLTRNPLGSPDLIGFATGSYTGVIVVTVLLGTSVVTTTAGALLGGLATAVVVYLLAYRRGVQGFRLIVVGIGVTAMLHALNTWLLLRAQEEVAMGAAIWGTGSLSLTSWADVVPAVAVLLVTAPLVLWASRPLRQLELGDDAAAAHGVRVEPTRLAIIGLGILLTALVTAATGPIAFVALAAPQVARRLGAGAGIPLVPSALTGAFLLLGADLLAQYVPAQPVPVGVVTVVLGGVYLLGVLVREARRA; encoded by the coding sequence GTGAGCGCCGTCCGCCCCCGCCCGCGCGTGCCCGCTCCAGCCGGCGCCGCACGCCTCAGCCCCCGCGCCCCGTCCCGCCCGACGACGGTCGCGCTCCTGCTCGCGTCCGCGACCGCCGTCCTGGCCGTCGTCGCCCTCATGCTCGGTGACTACCCGCTGACCGTGCCCCAGGTGCTGACCGCCCTGACCGGCACCGGCGGCTTCGAGTCCACGATCGTGCTCGAGTGGCGCCTGCCCCGCGTCACCGCCGCCATCCTGTTCGGCGCCGCGCTCGCGATCTCCGGCGCCCTCTTCCAGACCCTGACCCGCAACCCGCTCGGCTCGCCCGACCTCATCGGCTTCGCCACCGGCTCCTACACCGGCGTCATCGTCGTCACCGTGCTCCTCGGCACCAGCGTCGTCACCACGACGGCGGGCGCGCTCCTCGGCGGCCTCGCCACCGCCGTCGTCGTCTACCTGCTCGCCTACCGGCGCGGCGTCCAGGGCTTCCGGCTCATCGTGGTCGGCATCGGCGTCACCGCCATGCTGCACGCCCTGAACACCTGGCTCCTCCTGCGCGCGCAGGAGGAGGTCGCCATGGGCGCGGCCATCTGGGGCACGGGGTCGCTCAGCCTCACCTCCTGGGCCGACGTCGTCCCCGCGGTCGCGGTCCTCCTCGTCACCGCACCGCTGGTGCTCTGGGCCAGCCGCCCGCTGCGCCAGCTCGAGCTCGGCGACGACGCCGCGGCCGCCCACGGCGTGCGCGTCGAGCCCACCCGGCTCGCGATCATCGGCCTCGGCATCCTGCTCACCGCCCTGGTCACCGCCGCCACCGGCCCCATCGCGTTCGTCGCCCTCGCCGCACCCCAGGTCGCCCGGCGCCTCGGGGCCGGCGCCGGCATCCCGCTCGTGCCCTCCGCGCTCACCGGCGCCTTCCTGCTGCTCGGCGCCGACCTGCTCGCGCAGTACGTCCCGGCCCAGCCCGTACCCGTCGGCGTCGTGACCGTCGTGCTCGGCGGCGTCTACCTGCTCGGCGTCCTGGTCCGCGAGGCCCGGCGCGCATGA
- a CDS encoding iron-siderophore ABC transporter substrate-binding protein produces MRPPRLLAATLVVPVLALAACSAETAPPSAEGSAAAGGAFPVTVETKFEPVTIDEQPERVVALGWGDAEVALELGVQPVGASDWLAFGGDGVGPWSEGYDEAPEILGTLELSYEAVAALEPDLILDTHSSGDQERYDRLSSIAPTVGVPEGGDSYHTDYDVQVTMIAQALGVPEEGDALLGGVDEAFEQAAADHPEWAGTTFTAATRTSEGWGAYVNDGRSLFMERLGFEASPTITDLPVEENGWSVRISEEQLDLLDSDLIVAFPIWIDAKEITDDAGWKQIPAVADGRAVVIGDDLSAAYSLGTPAAQLYALDELTPLIEDALS; encoded by the coding sequence ATGCGTCCCCCTCGCCTGCTCGCCGCCACCCTGGTGGTCCCCGTCCTCGCGCTCGCCGCGTGCTCCGCCGAGACGGCCCCGCCGTCCGCGGAGGGCTCCGCGGCCGCCGGCGGGGCCTTCCCCGTCACGGTGGAGACCAAGTTCGAGCCGGTGACGATCGACGAGCAGCCCGAGCGCGTGGTCGCGCTCGGCTGGGGCGACGCCGAGGTCGCGCTCGAGCTCGGCGTGCAGCCGGTCGGGGCGTCCGACTGGCTCGCCTTCGGCGGCGACGGCGTCGGCCCCTGGTCGGAGGGCTACGACGAGGCGCCCGAGATCCTCGGCACCCTGGAGCTGTCGTACGAGGCGGTCGCCGCGCTTGAGCCCGACCTCATCCTCGACACCCACTCCTCCGGCGACCAGGAGCGCTACGACCGGCTCTCGTCCATCGCCCCCACCGTCGGCGTCCCCGAGGGCGGCGACTCGTACCACACGGACTACGACGTGCAGGTGACGATGATCGCCCAGGCCCTGGGCGTGCCCGAGGAGGGCGACGCGCTGCTCGGCGGCGTCGACGAGGCGTTCGAGCAGGCCGCCGCCGACCACCCCGAGTGGGCCGGCACCACCTTCACCGCCGCCACCCGCACCAGCGAGGGCTGGGGCGCCTACGTCAACGACGGGCGCTCGCTTTTCATGGAGCGGCTCGGCTTCGAGGCCAGCCCCACCATCACCGACCTGCCCGTCGAGGAGAACGGCTGGAGCGTGCGCATCTCCGAGGAGCAGCTCGACCTGCTGGACTCCGACCTGATCGTCGCGTTCCCCATCTGGATCGACGCCAAGGAGATCACCGACGACGCCGGCTGGAAGCAGATCCCGGCGGTCGCCGACGGCCGCGCCGTCGTCATCGGCGACGACCTCTCCGCCGCGTACTCGCTCGGCACGCCCGCCGCGCAGCTCTACGCGCTGGACGAGCTCACGCCGCTGATCGAGGACGCGCTGAGCTGA